From Pithys albifrons albifrons isolate INPA30051 chromosome 27, PitAlb_v1, whole genome shotgun sequence, one genomic window encodes:
- the LOC139683086 gene encoding LOW QUALITY PROTEIN: uncharacterized protein (The sequence of the model RefSeq protein was modified relative to this genomic sequence to represent the inferred CDS: inserted 1 base in 1 codon; substituted 1 base at 1 genomic stop codon), whose translation MENDVQALINLLDEFHAKPSPPGMEWAQDNWYNIQAIVHRISTLRAGVRARKGKGKPIVCSILGAALITAVNHKVQQQKSHTEVVNSLQDLVKSLQTQLEEQKTTVNVLQEEIRNEKATTRVLREKLYARIMKEGKKETELESSKEIYPISDLKPLRDQVEKQAIALRPLIKTEYTYEGSDDDTPQITTKEIPYTATELAKLKKEYSRTPKESETEYVWRVSLTGGDQILLSEKEAEGFWGAGVFLTTGDNRAPWSITQRAAYWAGGLSPLERGDPLAIVGNVNQIVESVQKAACLQMMHDRELTPRRESPMMLPVNPERMIPLIRGLPESLKPIGIQLKGQIESLTKEERAAATLEAALSPGAYRRENKNKIWTWGXVAQELINYGRKYGPVPSVTTDSKSIRXTECKTTIPPVKLRKVTFSPGQGAPTNTGTHREKRNTLWIAGLQKGIPKSLMDGQPTNKLEILIQEWPAKGVSLKAATAPPLEELKLEEVTGNSSLHPQ comes from the exons ATGGAAAATGATGTGCAAGCGCTTATAAATCTATTAGATGAATTTCATGCTAAGCCATCTCCTCCAGGAATGGAGTGGGCACAAGATAACTGGTATAATATTCAAGCAATTGTTCATAGGATCTCTACCCTGCGGGCTGGGGTAAGAGCTAGAAAAGGTAAAGGAAAACCTATTGTGTGTTCAATATTAGGTGCTGCATTAATTACTGCAGTTAACCACAAAGTACAACAGCAAAAAAGTCACACAGAGGTGGTTAACTCCCTGCAAGACTTAGTAAAATCCTTGCAGACGCAGCTGGAGGAACAAAAAACTACTGTTAATGTCCTCCAGGAAGAAATAAGGAATGAAAAAGCCACCACTAGAGTACTCAGAGAAAAGTTATATGCAAGAATaatgaaagaagggaaaaaagaaacagagctggAGTCATCTAAAGAAATATATCCCATCTCTGACCTAAAACCTTTGCGTGACCAAGTTGAAAAGCAGGCTATTGCCCTGCGACCCCTGATTAAAACTGAATATACATATGAGGGGTCAGATGATGACACACCCCAAATAACTACAAAAGAAATTCCTTATACAGCAACTGAATTGGCTAAGTTGAAAAAGGAATATAGCAGAACCCCTAAAGAATCTGAAACTGAGTATGTTTGGAGAGTCTCTCTCACAGGAGGTGATCAAATTTTGTTATCAGAAAAAGAAGCTGAGGGATTTTGGGGAGCTGGAGTTTTTCTGACCACAGGAGATAACCGTGCTCCATGGTCTATAACTCAAAGGGCAGCCTAttgggctggggggctcagccccctTGAGAGGGGAGATCCTCTCGCAATAGTGGGAAATGTTAATCAAATTGTGGAGAGTGTTCAAAAGGCAGCTTGTTTACAAATGATGCATGACAGAGAATTAACACCAAGACGTGAATCTCCTATGATGCTGCCGGTAAACCCTGAAAGAATGATCCCTCTCATCCGAGGCCTCCCTGAATCTTTGAAACCCATAGGCATACAGCTAAAGGGACAAATAGAAAGTCTCACCAAAGAAGAAAGGGCTGCAGCCACTTTAGAAGCTGCTTTAAGCCCTGGTGCTTACcgcagagaaaataaaaataaaatctggacttggg aagtAGCACAAGAGTTAATTAATTATGGAAGAAAATATGGTCCAGTACCTTCAGTTACTACTGATTCTAAATCAATTCGATGAACAGAATGCAAAACAACTATTCCTCCAGTAAAACTCCgaaaagtaacattttctcCTGGGCAGGGGGCACCCACAAATACGGGGACTCACAGGGAAAAACGGAATACCCTGTGGATTGCAGGCTTGCAAAAGGGAATCCCTAAATCCCTAATGGATGGCCAACCCacaaataaattagaaatattaattCAAGAGTGGCCAGCAAAAGGGGTATCCCTTAAAGCTGCTACCGCCCCTCCCCTGGAGGAACTAAAACTAGAGGAGGTGACGGGAAACTCCTCACTTCATCCTCAATAG